The nucleotide sequence GTTTAGTTATTTATCCGTGGTACCGCCAAAAGGCGCCAACTGCCTGAAGTAGGAGTTAGGTAAGCAATTATGTACACCGATTTCCTGGCGTAAAAAAAGAAAGTGGTCCGTCCCGGACACTACTACTTTTCATCCTCTCCGAGtaggcatcgaaaacaaaacacgcgcggccGCCGGCATGGCTAATCCACAAGGGATTTACGTGCTAGCAGTGACGCACGCGCACGTGCCGCGAAGAGCAGGAGTAAACGctagtgtggtgcgctagacgGCGACGTAGCTTCTTGTAAGTCAACCCTAGCGCATCGACACAGTACCGTCAACCGATCACTGAATAGGTTTAGTGTATATTGAATTGTTTTCTCAAGTAATAAGAGTGAAATTCGCTTACGATGGATTTCTCTGCATATGTAAACGAAACGATGCTCGACTATGAGGCAAGCTAAATTATACCATATTGTTGACTATATTGAGTAGACATTCTTTAAAATACCTTTGCGCAGAAATTCTTCTGTGCGAAGTACAttatagttcgtttcatccacgaagacgcgcagGGTCGAGGGAAGCAGGgtgtgcggggagtttgatccgaccAATTCGAGCGTCATTGTTGGCATTGGTAGCGTTGCTTGCGTTGCAGaaggcaatacgtagacgcgaggtccaaatgctgcgtgattggtggattgtgacatatctgtcaatgtcacgtcaaaaataaccaatcatgcagcatttggacctcgcgtctacgtattgccatctggcggatttttcatgcGCGAAAACCCTCATCGGATAGTTGTCCGTGAGTGCGCGCGCAAACTACAATGATGACGCTTGGACTGGTCGGATCCtgctccccgcaccccgcgcttccctcgactccgcgcgtcttcgtggatgaaacgaactatacagggtggaattttgtaatgccacctggagggaaagtactcttaatactgtagatagaaaattttactgaaagaaaacattcctttatttttgaaaagaaagagaactgcattcaaagatttttgaaaatttttctaACATCCACTactataccatacaatttcctgtaacataaattaaaataatttaagatttcatggttttcttttcatttgatttatgaagtttgttagagagatttcatccttatacttaaccctaacgatcgatgtaataaaaataaacggtgtaattttaacatattttagttggttcgattccggGGTGTGGCAAGCATATTATTGGAAATCTttaaatgcagttctatttcttttcaaaaataaaggaatgttttctttaagaaaaaaattctatctacaatattaagagtactttcccttcaggtggcattacaaaattccaccctgtattattctGTGCTGATACTTATTATTGTACACTCACAGTTGGGGTAGAGGTTGACGTGCAGGCGCGCGAGCACGTGCGGCGGCTCGAACTGCGCGTTGGTGGCGCGCACGGCCGCCTCCAGCGTGCACGACAGGTTGTGCACGTACAGCGACGCCGCCGGCTTGCTCAGCTCGTCTCTGCACAGACAATAGTGCTGATGAGGACTTGATTACTGtgcttaacagttggcaccactggtcGTTACAGATCAGTGCACAGTGGTGCCATGTGGTCTATCCGTCTATAGTCTAAGAaagctttcacattagggcgtcagAAGCGCGaaagcagcgcggcagcggcctTTTATAATGTGAGTGAAGGCCGTATGTATAGTATGAAATTATATTAAAGACTTCTAAATGTGAACTTACTTTACTGTCGCTTCAGCGCTCATCTGTTGCCAACATTAGCGAGGGACAGgatcttactctacagtggcaccaactggtgagcttCAAAACGATATCCTTCGTAGTCTAAAAATCTAATAagtttttcaatcaaaattgACTTTCATCAATCAATTTGGATTAGACAGCTCATACATTACAGAGTTCGTAAAGACACAAGTGACGTAACGCGGCCGCTTGCGCCAACGACAAGCGATTGCATATTCTATAACAAATCTCTCTACTACTGCCAGGTGGTCCAGCAGGTGGTGGTGCGAGGTGAGCGCGGCCAGGCGCCGCGTCATCACGCTCGCTCCGTGTGTCACTCACTGCAGCAGCGTCATGAGGTGGTGCACGAAGTCGCCCTGCGCCAGCAGCAGGTAGCGGCGGTGCGCGGCCAGGTGGTCCAGCAGGTGGTGGTGCGAGGTGAGCGCGGCCAGGCGCCGCGTCATCACGCTCGCTCTGTGCGTCACTCACTGCAGCAGCGTCATGAGGTGGTGCACGAAGTCGCCCTGCGCCAGCAGCAGGTAGCGGCGGTGCGCGGCCAGGTGGTCCAGCAGGTGGTGGTGCGAGGTGAGCGCGGCCAGGCGCCGCGTCATCACGCTCGCTCCGTGTGTCACTCACTGCAGCAGCGTCATGAGGTGGTGCACGAAGTCGCCCTGCGCCAGCAGCAGGTAGCGGCGGTGCGCGGCCAGGTGGTCCAGCAGGTGGTGGTGCGAGGTGAGCGCGGCCAGGCGCCGCGTCATCACGCTCGCTCTGTGCGTCACTCACTGCAGCAGCGTCATGAGGTGGTGCACGAAGTCGCCCTGCGCCAGCAGCAGGTAGCGGCGGTGCGCGGCCAGGTGGTCCAGCAGGTGGTGGTGCGAGGTGAGCGCGGCCAGGCGCCGCGTCATCACGCTCGCTCTGTGCGTCACTCACTGCAGCAGCGTCATGAGGTGGTGCACGAAGTCGCCCTGCGCCAGCAGCAGGTAGCGGCGGTGCGCGGCCAGGTGGTCCAGCAGGTGGTGGTGCGAGGTGAGCGCGGCCAGGCGCCGCGTCATCACGCTCGCTCCGTGTGTCACTCACTGCAGCAGCGTCATGAGGTGGTGCACGAAGTCGCCCTGCGCCAGCAGCAGGTAGCGGCGGTGCGCGGCCAGGTGGTCCAGCAGGTGGTGGTGTGAGGTGAGCGCGGCCAGTAGCCGCTGCGACGCCGCTGCATGTGCCAGCGCCACGCCCGCGCGTAAACCCTCCGCTTCCCACCACGCGGTGCCTGCCGTACCGTCCGCTTCTGATCCGCTCCCTGCGGGAAGCAATAGGATTGAATACATCTAGGACGCGAATTTGTAGTAAAATTGTGTAAGATCATCCCCATTAGGAAAGTGTGACCGGCTACGTTTGCCTTCCTATAATTTCTAACCAGAGTAAAGAGTAAACATACACTGGGCTTGCTTGCTAACTCATTCGATGAGCGGCTGATCCGTAGCGGACGAAGCGCTCAGTCAGTGGCGCAGTTTATACACTATGCTCGCTTGCTAACTCATTCAGTGAGCGCACATCCACAGCTGACGAAACGCTCATTCAGTGGCGCAGTTTATACACTATGCTCGCTTGCTAACTCATTCAGTGAGCGGCTGATCCGTAACGAACGAAGCGCGCGGTAAGTGACTGCATCCACGTGCTGTACGGATAACGTTGCCAGCGTTTGCTAACCTACACTACAGTGCACTAGTAGCGGCACGTACCCGTGTGCGACTTGAGCAGCGGCTGCAGGTGGTGCGCGTGGTCGCTGGGCCCGGGCTCGTCGGCGCACGCCTCTCGCATGAACACCACGCTCTTGCCCGTCGCCAGGATCTGCGCCGCTTGCTCGCGCGACATGAAGGACGGCACCATCCACTCTCTGATCAATAGGCATAACAAATTAaggttcatttatttttgcaatttgcATTTTTCGAGCGTAGTCGCCTTGCCAGCGCAGCGTCGACACGCGTTGCGTCGcgtcataaaaaatatatggaaaGCGTCCCTCGCAGCGACTGATGGGGCCTCATCCTAAGCAGCGCTGACTCACGTCCGGACGGCACCAACGTAAGTTTTTTCGGACAAGCAACGCAACTCCCTCTTCCTACTGTGCTCAGCATTAGTTGTGGCATTGGGTTCACGGCGACGCCTATGGCGACGCTACGCGGGCGCTGGCAAGACCTCACTCAAGAAGCTAGTGTGGGTGGATCCTTATAGAAAGAGCAAACGCCGCGCTGCAGGCATGCAGGCTAGTTAACCAAAGCTAATTTGGAAAAGAAATAACCTTACCTGACTCGATATTTGTCGTGCCACATTCTGTCAATAGGCACACCGCTTCGGCTTTCAATGAAAAATTCATTGTACGGATCATCAATTTCACCTGAAATTATTTTGGATTTgtaataacctttttttaatttaaaagtgaccaaaaatagtaaatacatagttttttcaCAGGCTTACCATGTAGGAGCCAACGCGTCAACATGAGCAGCAAAGGATAGGTCAGTGCCGTGAGCAGGCGTCGGGCCAATGTGGCCACACGCTCGTCTCCGTGCCGGACGAAACGATGGATGCACGAGGCTAGTTCTCCTCCTAATACATAAACATTATTTGAAGATTTAACTGGTCCCCCACTACCGGACATTGATAAGTGCACGTACGTCGACGGAGCGCTCACTTCGACTTCGAGCGCGATCGTACacacaatttgaatttgctATCTCGCCCTCTTTCTTTTTCAGAATATCTAATGAGCCCTCGCCGACAAATATCTCTTCATTTACGACTATTACTAGAAATGGAATGTTGTATTTggccaataaaaaaacaagGCTTTATGGCtagtttttttcaataaaactaCTTTCCTTCATAAATGAAGGATACCTTTCTTATGGTGTGCTGTGTGCGCCATGTTTGCAAGCCAAGTCATTCTGTGCAGAGGTTCTTGGGCCCACACGCACACGCGTCGCAGGGTACCGCCGCCTCCATCGCCTTCACATGCCTATAAAAAAGTAAGACAAAAAATATAAACCTAGTAAAAAATCCAAATCCTTTGggaataaataagaaaaagcCGTCATTTTATGGCTATGAAAAAATAAGGTCAAAAACAGTATCTTTAAAATAGTGATTCAATATCATACCTGCGATTGGAGAAGGGCTACACTCCTATAATATTCAGTTAATTCATCTCTTATAGAAGCAACCAAACCTTCTCCCATGAGACCTAAAACAATGAGTTGTagatagataatattttttgtaaatagcaTACCAATTACATAAAGAAAGAATACATACCTTGAGGCATAATCCCGGAGTTGGGATCAATAAATTCCTTGAGCCTATCATGTAGGAAGCCAAGGTGGGCAATGCGAGCATACAGAGCCTGCATCGGGCGTGACccgccgcccgcaccccgcgtttTCACCCCGGTCGCTGCTAACACCGCCTCCCGGACACATAGGCGATCATTTGGTCGatctaacaaaaaaagtagcaatttACAGTCCATAAAGAATCAGTACATCACATAGACATGAACTTGTTTTATGTTTCGCGCACTACGTTAATTCAATTAACGTAACGTAAATTCATCTTGTTAATCAACCAATAGACTCACAGCTAATCAATGAGGTGGTCAAAAACAGCCATACCTGTTATTCTAGTCAGTTCAAGATTTTGCTTAACTTTTTCAAATGTCAAGCTGTAGCTATAACTTACAGTACTGCAACATGTGGTCACATGCAAGCAGTCTCCAGATCCCTTCTGTACATCAACTTTAATGATCAAGTGAAAAATTCATTATTGTCTACTAGCTTACCATTTGATTGTAGAACCAAAGCCATATTACTGTTATTAGATGGAAGACTCTGATTAGATCCTTGGTTCTTAGGCGCTCCTTGACTTCCCCAGCTCACTGAGCCTATTGTACTTTTGCTGGAACTTGATGCAGCACCAGAAAGCCCAATGTTTGACTTCTGTAAAAAGAAGTTGGATTAGAAAAAAAGATACTTAAGACTGCTATAAGTTTACCATTAAAAAGAAAGATAATGTAAATGCTTCATCTGAATAAATCTTACCGTGGCCAACTGGGGTATAGGAAAAAGTTGGTGTGTTGATTCCGTCTGCTGTGGTGCTTCCGACAGAGCAAGAAGCAATGAAAGAACAGAGACTCTTTGCTTCaaaataaactgaaaaaaaaaattgatgatTTTATGCAGCAAATTGTTTTGTCATTTCAATAATTTGatatttactttttatgtttTAGGATATGATCACACATTATAAATTCACAAACAAATGATAGCCAACTAATGCTATTTGCCTCAtatttgaatgtaaataaaaaaaagttaaaatgcttacagtattttttaatttggcaTAAAATTCATTGAATTTATCCACATCCCTGGCAGACACAGAGGTAAGGCGCGATTGTATCTTTTGACAGAGGAGCCTTTCATCTTGATTTGATCGTGCTTTCTCACTGGTAGACGATAAGTACGACACGGCCAGTTCATACGCGCCATCtagaagtaaataataatagtaattaaaacaaaataagccAAAAACACATGatggaaatttaatttaaatctttATGGATTTTAATTTCCCAGATGTAAAGTATCTGTTTGGATACCTCTCTTGAACTTTTTAACTATATCTCTGAAATAGTCTTGTatgttattcataaaaataggtgtagtaaaatttatgaatgtaaTGAAATCACCATGAACCAAACATGTTTGACAGATATTGATCATAAATTATTTCGAAATTGATTCAAAATTGGAATAATACCTGGATCAGTTGACAGTCCAACACATAATTTATGAAGCAACGTAGCAAGATTACTCGACCCATCCATTCTTCCAGAGTTCAAAATAATTGAAACCAATGAAAACAATTAAAGTGTATCACATAAACGGTTTTATTTCCATATTTCGCTTTGGAACCGGAATTTATAGAGTAATTAAAAGCAAGGTGGTGGTATTTAAAAATCACAttactattaaaaatattaaaatattggaTTTTGTGAAATTTGTAAATATCGCTCGCTTTCGTTACGGTCCACTTGAcagagttttttttaaactgaatgaCATTGACAAatcaaaaagaaattaaaattcacagAGTAAGCAGCAACATAATAGTGCTGTACCCCAAGGACGTACAACTCTTGTAGTCGTATCGCAATCGTACAGCATAATTAAAACGAAACTTTCTTCGTAAATGACTTCTAGTGTGTGAATGTGACATTTGAGAACTATCTTTGTAAATAGTTTTGAGTAAAAAAAAAGGAATGTGTAGTgacttctttcttttctttttgtttcaacaTCAACAAATACCTTTTCTCTGTAAATGTTTAACAATTTGAGGGCACGATTGAAAACGTAGAAAATGAGCTTCTCGAGTGATGAAGTTAATTTCTTAGTTTACCGCTACCTACAAGAATCTGGTGAGGTTCATTGAACTGCTGTAGACGCTAGCTACGTGATGGTGGAAGAGCATGATCGTAGCGCGTCGTggtaatttttgttttgtagtacccactttttaattatttctattttaggtTTTCATCATTCCGCATATACCTTCGGCATTGAGTCTCACATTTCACAAAGTAACATAAATGGGGCTTTAGTACCTCCGGCGGCGTTGCTGAACATACTTCAAAAGGGCCTACAGTATACAGAAGCAGAAATTACACTCGGAGAAGATGGTActtaa is from Ostrinia nubilalis chromosome 2, ilOstNubi1.1, whole genome shotgun sequence and encodes:
- the LOC135082993 gene encoding gamma-tubulin complex component 3 homolog isoform X2, which encodes MNNIQDYFRDIVKKFKRDGAYELAVSYLSSTSEKARSNQDERLLCQKIQSRLTSVSARDVDKFNEFYAKLKNTFILKQRVSVLSLLLALSEAPQQTESTHQLFPIPQLATKSNIGLSGAASSSSKSTIGSVSWGSQGAPKNQGSNQSLPSNNSNMALVLQSNDRPNDRLCVREAVLAATGVKTRGAGGGSRPMQALYARIAHLGFLHDRLKEFIDPNSGIMPQGLMGEGLVASIRDELTEYYRSVALLQSQACEGDGGGGTLRRVCVWAQEPLHRMTWLANMAHTAHHKKGGELASCIHRFVRHGDERVATLARRLLTALTYPLLLMLTRWLLHGEIDDPYNEFFIESRSGVPIDRMWHDKYRVREWMVPSFMSREQAAQILATGKSVVFMREACADEPGPSDHAHHLQPLLKSHTGSGSEADGTAGTAWWEAEGLRAGVALAHAAASQRLLAALTSHHHLLDHLAAHRRYLLLAQGDFVHHLMTLLQ
- the LOC135082993 gene encoding gamma-tubulin complex component 3 homolog isoform X3 yields the protein MDGSSNLATLLHKLCVGLSTDPDGAYELAVSYLSSTSEKARSNQDERLLCQKIQSRLTSVSARDVDKFNEFYAKLKNTFILKQRVSVLSLLLALSEAPQQTESTHQLFPIPQLATKSNIGLSGAASSSSKSTIGSVSWGSQGAPKNQGSNQSLPSNNNRPNDRLCVREAVLAATGVKTRGAGGGSRPMQALYARIAHLGFLHDRLKEFIDPNSGIMPQGLMGEGLVASIRDELTEYYRSVALLQSQACEGDGGGGTLRRVCVWAQEPLHRMTWLANMAHTAHHKKGGELASCIHRFVRHGDERVATLARRLLTALTYPLLLMLTRWLLHGEIDDPYNEFFIESRSGVPIDRMWHDKYRVREWMVPSFMSREQAAQILATGKSVVFMREACADEPGPSDHAHHLQPLLKSHTGSGSEADGTAGTAWWEAEGLRAGVALAHAAASQRLLAALTSHHHLLDHLAAHRRYLLLAQGDFVHHLMTLLQ
- the LOC135082993 gene encoding gamma-tubulin complex component 3 homolog isoform X1 codes for the protein MDGSSNLATLLHKLCVGLSTDPDGAYELAVSYLSSTSEKARSNQDERLLCQKIQSRLTSVSARDVDKFNEFYAKLKNTFILKQRVSVLSLLLALSEAPQQTESTHQLFPIPQLATKSNIGLSGAASSSSKSTIGSVSWGSQGAPKNQGSNQSLPSNNSNMALVLQSNDRPNDRLCVREAVLAATGVKTRGAGGGSRPMQALYARIAHLGFLHDRLKEFIDPNSGIMPQGLMGEGLVASIRDELTEYYRSVALLQSQACEGDGGGGTLRRVCVWAQEPLHRMTWLANMAHTAHHKKGGELASCIHRFVRHGDERVATLARRLLTALTYPLLLMLTRWLLHGEIDDPYNEFFIESRSGVPIDRMWHDKYRVREWMVPSFMSREQAAQILATGKSVVFMREACADEPGPSDHAHHLQPLLKSHTGSGSEADGTAGTAWWEAEGLRAGVALAHAAASQRLLAALTSHHHLLDHLAAHRRYLLLAQGDFVHHLMTLLQ